A genomic region of Streptomyces rimosus contains the following coding sequences:
- a CDS encoding YifB family Mg chelatase-like AAA ATPase produces the protein MGFARTCSVALVGVEGVVVEVQADLEPGVAAFTLVGLPDKSLIESRDRVRAAVVNSGSEWPQKKLTVGLSPASVPKSGSGFDLAVACAVLGAAERIDPRELADLVMIGELGLDGRVRPVRGVLPAVLAAADAGYRQVVVPERAVAEASLVPGVAVLGVRSLRQLIAVLTDEPVPEEEDTDPAAEGRPDPLLAGLAVPGSGIGAERMQGDRVPDLSDVAGQHGARRALEVAAAGRHHIFFMGPPGAGKTLLAERLPGLLPRLSPKESLEVTAVHSVAGALPPGQPLVDRPPYCAPHHSATMASLVGGGSGLPRPGAVSLAHNGVLFIDEAAECNARVLDALRQPLECGYVVVARAAGMMRMPAKFLLALAANPCPCGRHGTLGGGCECRPSTIRRYRARLSGPLMDRVDLRVMVEPVARSELLAPTQGAESTAEVAERVRTARDRATVRFADTPWNTNSEVPGHELRTRWRVAPGATAQAERDLETGLLTARGMDRVLRVAWTSADLAGRDCPTAEDINWALELRTGIRRGVAVVAG, from the coding sequence ATGGGATTCGCCCGGACGTGCTCGGTCGCGCTGGTCGGGGTCGAGGGTGTGGTCGTGGAGGTCCAGGCTGACCTGGAACCGGGGGTGGCGGCCTTCACCCTGGTCGGACTGCCCGACAAGAGCTTGATCGAATCGCGTGACAGGGTGCGGGCCGCCGTGGTCAACTCCGGCAGCGAGTGGCCGCAGAAGAAGCTCACGGTCGGGCTCAGCCCGGCATCGGTCCCCAAGAGCGGAAGCGGATTCGATCTCGCGGTGGCCTGTGCGGTCCTCGGCGCCGCGGAGCGTATCGACCCGCGCGAGCTGGCCGACCTCGTCATGATCGGCGAACTGGGGCTGGACGGCCGTGTCCGGCCGGTGCGGGGAGTGCTTCCGGCGGTCCTGGCCGCGGCCGACGCGGGCTATCGCCAGGTCGTCGTGCCGGAGAGGGCGGTGGCCGAAGCGTCGCTCGTCCCGGGAGTTGCGGTTCTCGGTGTCCGCAGCCTCCGACAGCTGATCGCCGTGCTCACCGACGAGCCGGTACCGGAAGAGGAGGACACAGATCCGGCGGCCGAGGGGCGCCCGGACCCGCTGCTGGCGGGGCTGGCCGTGCCCGGCAGCGGCATCGGCGCGGAGCGCATGCAGGGGGACCGGGTACCGGACCTCTCGGACGTCGCCGGACAGCACGGTGCTAGAAGAGCCCTGGAAGTGGCGGCAGCCGGACGCCACCACATCTTCTTCATGGGCCCACCGGGAGCCGGAAAGACCCTCTTGGCCGAACGGCTGCCCGGCCTTCTGCCTCGTCTCTCCCCGAAAGAGTCCCTGGAGGTGACGGCGGTGCATTCGGTGGCCGGTGCGTTGCCGCCGGGGCAACCATTGGTGGATCGCCCGCCGTACTGCGCGCCGCACCACAGCGCGACGATGGCCTCACTCGTGGGCGGCGGCAGCGGCCTGCCCCGTCCGGGAGCCGTGTCGCTGGCGCACAACGGCGTACTTTTCATCGACGAGGCCGCGGAATGTAACGCCCGCGTTCTGGACGCACTGCGACAGCCGCTCGAATGCGGATATGTCGTGGTCGCACGGGCCGCCGGGATGATGCGGATGCCGGCGAAGTTCCTGCTCGCCCTGGCAGCGAATCCCTGTCCTTGCGGACGCCACGGCACGCTCGGCGGCGGCTGCGAATGCCGTCCATCCACGATCCGGCGTTACCGGGCTCGCTTGTCGGGCCCGCTGATGGACCGCGTCGATCTTCGGGTGATGGTCGAGCCGGTGGCGCGTTCCGAATTGCTCGCGCCTACTCAGGGAGCCGAATCCACCGCCGAAGTGGCCGAACGCGTACGAACCGCCCGCGATCGCGCCACCGTCCGCTTCGCCGACACGCCGTGGAACACCAACAGCGAGGTTCCGGGGCACGAACTACGAACCCGCTGGCGAGTGGCCCCCGGCGCCACGGCCCAAGCAGAACGAGACCTGGAAACGGGCCTGCTGACGGCCCGCGGCATGGACCGCGTACTCCGCGTCGCCTGGACCTCCGCCGACTTGGCCGGCCGCGACTGCCCCACGGCAGAAGACATCAATTGGGCGCTGGAATTGCGCACGGGGATCAGGAGGGGGGTGGCGGTGGTGGCGGGGTGA
- a CDS encoding DUF2469 domain-containing protein: MSAEDLEKYETEMELKLYREYRDVVGLFKYVIETERRFYLTNDYEMQVHSVQGEVFFEVSMADAWVWDMYRPARFVKQVRVLTFKDVNIEELNKSDLDLPGS; the protein is encoded by the coding sequence ATGAGCGCCGAGGACCTCGAAAAGTACGAGACCGAGATGGAGCTGAAGCTCTACCGGGAGTACCGCGATGTCGTCGGGCTGTTCAAGTACGTGATCGAGACTGAGCGCCGCTTCTACCTCACGAATGACTACGAGATGCAGGTGCACTCCGTGCAGGGCGAGGTCTTCTTCGAGGTCTCGATGGCGGACGCCTGGGTCTGGGACATGTACCGACCGGCTCGCTTCGTGAAGCAGGTCCGGGTGTTGACGTTCAAGGACGTGAACATCGAAGAGCTGAACAAGAGCGATCTGGACCTTCCGGGTAGCTGA
- the rpsB gene encoding 30S ribosomal protein S2: MAVVTMRELLESGVHFGHQTRRWNPKMKRFIFTERNGIYIIDLLQSLSYIDRAYEFVKETVAHGGSVMFVGTKKQAQEAIAEQATRVGMPYVNQRWLGGMLTNFSTVYKRLQRLKELEQIDFEDVAASGLTKKELLVLSREKAKLEKTLGGIREMQKVPSAVWIVDTKKEHIAVGEARKLNIPVVAILDTNCDPDEVDYKIPGNDDAIRSVTLLTRVIADAVAEGLIARSGAATGDQKPGEKAGEPLAEWERDLLEGDKKADSEDAAKAEDKPAEAPAAEAAPEAEKPAAEQA, from the coding sequence ATGGCCGTCGTCACGATGCGGGAGCTGCTGGAGAGCGGCGTCCACTTCGGGCACCAGACCCGCCGTTGGAACCCGAAGATGAAGCGCTTCATCTTCACGGAGCGCAACGGCATCTACATCATCGACCTGCTCCAGTCGCTGTCGTACATCGACCGCGCCTACGAGTTCGTCAAGGAGACCGTCGCCCACGGCGGCTCGGTGATGTTCGTCGGCACCAAGAAGCAGGCCCAGGAGGCCATTGCCGAGCAGGCGACCCGCGTGGGCATGCCTTACGTGAACCAGCGCTGGCTCGGCGGCATGCTGACCAACTTCTCGACCGTCTACAAGCGCCTGCAGCGCCTGAAGGAGCTCGAGCAGATCGACTTCGAGGATGTGGCCGCCTCCGGCCTCACCAAGAAGGAGCTCCTGGTTCTCTCCCGCGAGAAGGCCAAGCTGGAGAAGACCCTCGGTGGTATCCGCGAGATGCAGAAGGTGCCCAGCGCCGTCTGGATCGTGGACACCAAGAAGGAGCACATCGCCGTCGGCGAGGCGCGCAAGCTTAACATCCCGGTCGTGGCGATCCTGGACACGAACTGCGACCCGGACGAGGTCGACTACAAGATCCCGGGCAACGACGACGCGATCCGCTCCGTCACCCTGCTCACCCGCGTGATCGCCGACGCCGTCGCCGAGGGCCTCATCGCCCGCTCCGGCGCCGCCACCGGCGACCAGAAGCCGGGCGAGAAGGCCGGCGAGCCGCTCGCCGAGTGGGAGCGCGACCTGCTCGAGGGTGACAAGAAGGCCGACTCCGAGGACGCCGCCAAGGCCGAGGACAAGCCCGCCGAGGCCCCCGCCGCCGAGGCTGCCCCCGAGGCCGAGAAGCCGGCCGCCGAGCAGGCCTGA
- the dprA gene encoding DNA-processing protein DprA — MREVGEEERKARAALTRIVEPGDETVGRWLRRTTPVQLVQSLVGEREMPTGVSEEKFEGLRLRATRLDVVNKPAEDLAAVAALGGRFVCPGDDEWPQQLEDLEDGRPIGLWVRGRANLRLWALRSVAVVGSRACTEYGAHMAATLGASLADRGWTVVSGAAYGVDGAAHRGALAAEGATVAVLASGVDHAYPRGHTELIGRVAEQGLVIAELPPGDHPTRSRFILRNRLIAALTRGTVVVEAELRSGSLVTARRAAGLGRFTMGVPGPVTSGLSAGVHQLLRGEAVVVTNAAEIIELVGSIGDLAPVQRGPVLARDLLDPVASRVLEAVPARGGADLRRLARDSGMAEEVTQGKLFELQSLGFVQRGGAVWELARMSTAASTGRQGGP, encoded by the coding sequence ATGCGTGAAGTGGGAGAGGAGGAGAGGAAGGCGCGCGCGGCGTTGACGCGCATCGTCGAGCCTGGAGACGAGACGGTGGGGCGTTGGTTACGACGGACGACGCCTGTACAGCTCGTACAGTCCCTGGTCGGCGAGCGGGAGATGCCGACGGGGGTGTCGGAGGAGAAGTTCGAGGGGCTACGCCTGCGGGCGACCCGGCTGGACGTGGTGAACAAGCCGGCCGAGGATCTCGCAGCCGTCGCCGCGCTCGGCGGCCGGTTCGTGTGTCCCGGGGACGATGAGTGGCCGCAGCAATTGGAAGACTTGGAGGACGGCAGACCGATCGGCCTGTGGGTACGCGGAAGGGCGAACCTACGGTTGTGGGCGCTGCGATCCGTGGCGGTCGTCGGCTCCAGGGCCTGCACCGAGTACGGCGCGCATATGGCGGCCACGCTGGGCGCGAGCCTGGCCGACCGGGGTTGGACCGTGGTGTCCGGAGCCGCGTACGGAGTGGACGGAGCAGCCCACAGAGGCGCCCTGGCCGCGGAAGGCGCCACAGTCGCGGTACTCGCCTCCGGCGTCGACCATGCCTACCCACGGGGACACACCGAGTTGATCGGGCGGGTGGCGGAACAGGGGTTGGTGATCGCGGAGTTGCCGCCGGGTGACCACCCCACCCGGAGCCGATTCATCCTGCGGAACCGACTTATCGCGGCCCTCACCAGGGGAACGGTTGTCGTGGAGGCCGAACTGCGCAGCGGATCGCTGGTCACCGCGCGGCGGGCGGCGGGGCTGGGCCGGTTCACCATGGGGGTGCCAGGACCGGTCACCAGCGGGCTGTCGGCCGGTGTTCACCAATTGCTGCGGGGCGAAGCCGTCGTGGTCACCAACGCTGCCGAGATCATCGAGCTGGTCGGCAGCATCGGCGATCTCGCCCCCGTCCAGCGCGGCCCTGTGCTCGCCCGCGATCTGCTGGACCCGGTGGCGAGTCGGGTGCTCGAAGCGGTCCCCGCGCGGGGCGGTGCGGACTTGCGACGACTGGCGCGGGATTCGGGAATGGCAGAGGAAGTGACGCAAGGCAAGCTCTTCGAGTTGCAGTCGCTGGGGTTCGTTCAAAGGGGTGGAGCTGTCTGGGAGTTGGCGCGGATGTCCACAGCCGCTTCGACTGGCCGGCAAGGGGGCCCTTGA
- a CDS encoding YraN family protein, with the protein MEVPDPSAPRVTSARRALGRYGEDLAARHLTAVGMRILDRNWRCQEGEVDIVAADGDALVLCEVKARRAGAYEHPMAAVRPEKAARLRRLAERWLEQHGGPPPGGVRIDVIGVVLPSRGAPLVEHVRGVT; encoded by the coding sequence ATCGAGGTCCCCGACCCCAGTGCTCCACGCGTCACCAGCGCGCGGCGGGCGCTCGGGCGGTACGGCGAAGACCTGGCCGCACGGCACCTCACCGCCGTCGGTATGCGCATCCTCGACCGGAACTGGCGCTGCCAGGAGGGCGAGGTCGACATCGTGGCCGCCGACGGTGACGCGCTGGTGCTCTGCGAGGTCAAGGCCCGCCGAGCGGGAGCGTACGAACACCCGATGGCCGCCGTACGCCCCGAGAAGGCCGCCCGTCTCCGCCGCCTGGCCGAACGCTGGCTGGAACAGCACGGCGGTCCGCCGCCCGGCGGAGTGCGCATCGATGTGATCGGCGTGGTCCTGCCCTCGCGCGGCGCCCCGCTCGTGGAGCACGTACGGGGGGTGACCTGA
- the lepB gene encoding signal peptidase I, with protein MSSRGRTGDDRGRTTGSVLSGVVMAVGCVLFLGGFVWGALTYRPYTVPTDSMAPTIGVGDRVLAEQVDGAEVRRGDVVVFRDSVWGDLPMVKRVVGVGGDTVACCSKDGRLTINGKPVEEPYLHAKGPASPTGFSSKVPVGQLFLLGDHRNDSLDSRTHLQDADHGTVSRTAVDARVDARAWPLGSMGMVERPTGFAAMPGGTSQPGPVKIIVGAVILGAVMILGGAAYGPVARRRRRRSG; from the coding sequence ATGAGCAGCAGAGGGCGGACGGGCGACGACCGCGGCCGTACGACGGGCAGTGTGCTGTCCGGAGTGGTCATGGCCGTCGGCTGTGTGCTGTTCCTGGGCGGCTTCGTATGGGGAGCGCTGACCTACCGCCCCTACACGGTGCCGACCGATTCGATGGCACCGACGATCGGGGTGGGGGACCGGGTTCTGGCCGAGCAGGTGGACGGCGCGGAGGTGCGGCGGGGCGACGTCGTGGTCTTCCGGGACTCCGTCTGGGGCGATCTGCCGATGGTCAAGCGGGTCGTCGGGGTCGGCGGTGACACGGTCGCCTGCTGCAGTAAGGATGGACGGCTGACGATCAACGGCAAGCCCGTCGAAGAACCGTATCTCCACGCCAAGGGCCCGGCCTCGCCGACCGGCTTCAGCTCGAAGGTCCCGGTGGGCCAGCTCTTCCTGCTCGGCGACCACCGCAACGACTCGCTGGACTCCCGTACACACCTCCAGGACGCCGATCACGGCACGGTTTCGCGCACCGCGGTGGATGCCCGGGTGGACGCCCGGGCGTGGCCGCTCGGCAGCATGGGCATGGTGGAACGCCCGACCGGGTTCGCGGCGATGCCCGGCGGGACATCGCAGCCCGGCCCGGTAAAGATCATCGTCGGCGCGGTCATCCTCGGCGCGGTCATGATCCTGGGCGGCGCGGCGTACGGGCCGGTGGCGCGACGCAGGAGGCGGAGGAGTGGCTGA
- a CDS encoding M23 family metallopeptidase, producing the protein MTAWRPVPRAIAGRLAPAVRRVCGLRRVPQQPSPHRAIFEPARTTHRRSAGRSRRRVGGHARTCPSTVRLLPWCAAGAALAVLLAGAAASGGLLTGAGAGSPGPEEATRFLQRRPAPAHDGSADSGPGRPPPATVGERAWPVVGPAGARPTVARGWEPPPAPWAPGHRGVDLLAAENATVRAAAPGRVLFAGKVAGKGVLSIEVSGSGTPPLRTTYEPVHPTVRKGDHVTAGQPVATIAPGPFHCSAPCLHWGLLRGKLYLDPLSLLPPSIRHSAPSRLLPVPVPVVREPRDESGQRDGSSPSYSRGTGSARKSARVVQTRSTATLQAKRRWRLGNRKPATGKQSADAQSLTPSASGRENDGGRTMRGGPGREAVGRQAVGGQGRRPRLRRRGQGP; encoded by the coding sequence ATGACCGCGTGGCGGCCGGTGCCCAGGGCGATCGCGGGGCGGCTGGCGCCCGCTGTACGCCGCGTATGTGGCCTGCGACGTGTCCCTCAACAGCCGAGCCCCCACCGGGCGATCTTCGAGCCCGCACGCACCACTCACCGGAGGTCGGCGGGCAGGAGCCGCAGACGGGTGGGTGGGCATGCGCGGACCTGTCCCTCCACCGTCCGCCTCCTGCCTTGGTGCGCGGCGGGCGCGGCATTGGCCGTGCTGCTCGCCGGGGCGGCAGCATCCGGTGGGCTCCTCACCGGGGCAGGAGCCGGGTCACCGGGCCCTGAGGAGGCGACAAGGTTCCTCCAGCGCCGACCGGCACCGGCGCACGACGGCTCCGCCGATTCCGGACCGGGCCGCCCGCCGCCTGCAACGGTCGGCGAACGTGCGTGGCCGGTCGTCGGGCCGGCCGGCGCGCGGCCCACTGTCGCGCGCGGCTGGGAGCCTCCACCCGCCCCGTGGGCGCCCGGCCATCGGGGTGTAGACCTCCTGGCGGCCGAGAACGCGACGGTACGAGCCGCCGCCCCGGGCCGCGTCCTCTTCGCCGGCAAGGTAGCGGGCAAGGGCGTCCTGTCCATCGAGGTGTCGGGGTCCGGAACGCCACCGCTTCGTACCACGTACGAACCGGTCCACCCCACCGTCCGAAAGGGCGATCACGTCACCGCGGGCCAACCAGTAGCCACCATCGCCCCAGGCCCTTTCCACTGCTCCGCCCCATGCCTGCACTGGGGCCTGCTCCGCGGCAAGCTCTACCTGGACCCGCTCTCCCTGCTCCCGCCGTCGATACGGCACTCCGCGCCATCGCGGCTTCTCCCGGTCCCGGTCCCGGTCGTACGGGAGCCGAGGGATGAATCGGGGCAGCGCGACGGATCATCGCCGTCTTACTCGCGGGGTACGGGATCTGCGAGGAAGTCTGCGCGCGTGGTGCAGACGCGCTCAACGGCGACGTTGCAGGCGAAGCGACGTTGGAGGCTTGGCAACCGGAAACCAGCGACCGGCAAGCAGAGCGCCGACGCGCAAAGCCTGACGCCGTCCGCGTCAGGGCGGGAGAACGATGGCGGGAGAACCATGAGAGGGGGCCCGGGCCGGGAGGCGGTGGGCAGGCAAGCTGTGGGCGGACAGGGCAGGCGGCCACGGCTCAGACGTCGTGGCCAGGGGCCATGA
- the whiG gene encoding RNA polymerase sigma factor WhiG — protein sequence MPQHTSGSDRAAAPPAARGSVRPAAPTSLEELWRAYKTSGDGRLREQLILHYSPLVKYVAGRVSVGLPPNVEQADFVSSGVFGLIDAIEKFEPERSIKFETYAITRIRGAMIDELRALDWIPRSVRQKARAVERAYATLEAKLRRTPSEAEVASEMGIALEELHGVFSQLSLANVVALEELLHAGGEGGDRLSLMDTLEDTAADNPVEVAEDRELRRLLARAINTLPEREKTVVTLYYYEGLTLAEIGNVLGVTESRVSQIHTKSVLQLRAKLADVGR from the coding sequence ATGCCCCAGCACACCTCCGGGTCCGACCGCGCGGCCGCGCCCCCCGCCGCGCGCGGTAGCGTGCGCCCCGCCGCGCCCACCTCACTGGAGGAGCTGTGGCGCGCTTATAAGACCTCGGGCGACGGGCGGCTGCGCGAGCAGCTGATCCTGCACTACTCACCCCTGGTGAAGTACGTCGCCGGCCGGGTCAGTGTCGGCCTGCCGCCCAACGTCGAGCAGGCCGACTTCGTGTCCTCCGGGGTCTTCGGGCTCATCGACGCCATCGAGAAGTTCGAACCCGAGCGTTCGATCAAGTTCGAGACGTACGCCATCACCCGCATCCGGGGCGCGATGATCGACGAACTGCGGGCGCTGGACTGGATTCCGCGGTCCGTACGGCAGAAGGCCAGGGCGGTCGAGCGCGCGTACGCCACCCTGGAGGCCAAACTCCGGCGTACTCCGTCCGAAGCCGAGGTGGCGTCGGAGATGGGTATCGCGCTGGAGGAACTCCACGGGGTGTTCAGCCAGTTGTCGCTGGCCAATGTCGTCGCCCTTGAGGAGCTGCTGCATGCCGGCGGCGAGGGGGGCGATCGGCTGAGCCTGATGGACACGCTGGAGGACACGGCTGCCGACAATCCGGTCGAGGTGGCCGAGGATCGCGAGCTGCGGCGGCTGCTGGCCCGTGCCATCAACACGCTTCCCGAACGGGAGAAGACCGTCGTCACGCTCTATTACTACGAGGGCCTCACGCTCGCCGAAATCGGCAACGTCCTGGGCGTCACGGAGAGCCGGGTCAGTCAGATCCACACCAAATCCGTCTTGCAGTTGCGTGCGAAGCTGGCTGATGTGGGGCGCTGA
- a CDS encoding TetR/AcrR family transcriptional regulator yields the protein MQRGALLDAARTLLSEGGTEALTFPALAERTGLARSSVYEYFRSRAAVVEELCAVDFPVWAAEVEAAMDRVETPEDKIEAYVRQQLALVGDRRHRAVVAISAGELDAGAREKIRAAHGGLIAMIVEALAGLGHEQPRLAAMLLQGVVDAAVRRIELGAAEDPTQITEAAVAMVLGGVRG from the coding sequence ATGCAGCGTGGCGCCCTTCTGGACGCTGCCCGCACCCTGCTGTCCGAAGGCGGGACCGAGGCGTTGACCTTCCCCGCCCTCGCCGAGCGCACGGGACTCGCGCGCTCCTCCGTCTACGAGTACTTCCGGTCCCGCGCGGCTGTCGTCGAGGAGCTGTGTGCTGTCGACTTCCCCGTGTGGGCGGCTGAGGTCGAGGCGGCGATGGACCGGGTCGAGACGCCTGAGGACAAGATCGAGGCTTACGTACGCCAACAGCTCGCGTTGGTCGGTGACCGCCGGCACCGGGCCGTGGTCGCGATCTCGGCAGGTGAGCTGGACGCCGGTGCGCGGGAGAAGATCCGGGCAGCGCACGGCGGACTCATCGCGATGATCGTGGAGGCCTTGGCCGGCCTCGGTCACGAGCAGCCGCGTCTCGCCGCCATGCTGCTTCAGGGGGTCGTCGACGCCGCGGTTCGCCGTATCGAGCTCGGTGCCGCGGAAGATCCGACTCAGATCACGGAGGCTGCGGTCGCCATGGTCCTGGGGGGCGTACGAGGCTGA
- a CDS encoding NUDIX hydrolase has product MPTEVRQVSRVVLLDPDNRVLLLHGYEPGDPSSTWWFTPGGGLEGTETREEAARRELAEETGITDVELGPVLWKRHCSFPFDGRRWDQDEWYYLGRTHWTATEMSGQTDLERRSVSGLRWWTSEELSASHETVYPTTFAELLRRLLDEGPPGAPVLLATESV; this is encoded by the coding sequence CTGCCGACGGAGGTACGGCAGGTCTCACGCGTGGTGTTGCTCGACCCGGACAACCGGGTCCTACTGCTGCACGGCTACGAGCCGGGCGATCCGTCCAGTACGTGGTGGTTCACTCCGGGGGGCGGCCTGGAGGGTACGGAGACCCGCGAGGAGGCGGCCCGCAGGGAGCTGGCCGAGGAGACCGGGATCACCGACGTGGAGCTGGGCCCGGTGCTGTGGAAACGGCACTGCTCGTTCCCTTTCGACGGGCGGCGCTGGGATCAGGACGAGTGGTACTACCTGGGCCGTACGCATTGGACTGCAACCGAGATGTCGGGGCAGACAGATCTTGAGCGGCGCAGCGTCTCGGGACTGAGGTGGTGGACTTCGGAAGAACTTTCCGCGTCGCATGAGACGGTGTATCCGACGACATTCGCCGAGCTGCTGCGCAGGCTGCTCGACGAGGGGCCCCCTGGCGCGCCGGTGCTGCTGGCTACCGAGAGCGTCTGA